A region of Salvia splendens isolate huo1 chromosome 17, SspV2, whole genome shotgun sequence DNA encodes the following proteins:
- the LOC121774540 gene encoding disease resistance protein At4g27190-like, protein MVYEVSKLVLLASSTGYAPLKDMFSYMMDKKEFVKNLEDNLTKMIRELATFYSRKEKVDRRLDTAVSEEKSGEYDVLVKQMEFHHKRYNEFVNKYQRYCQDLPSFEIHDVSSATKVMDVVQERKPTINTRKFFKLATLSRKINELLNEISLVSGKMEPRNVLRDKQIEPVQVKYDDIDLPSSNEYVNKVIRYLNEDGNIRVGILGPIGVGKTTIMKKLNNQLKHSSTSSRGMTMITKFDFVIWIDCHKQYGAEDDAIEGIQDPIICYSTLSCETDVGSYHVIMRRLKLKGEETNSIEQNAEIISSFLCDRKYLLLIDQVSSTINLDEVGAHKNHKLGRVVLASSNKKVISPMTDEEIEIKPLSDNDAMKLFLEVNGKINDPRIKLIARNIVKSCGGLPLVIKLVAYHLKGQKDEQVWSDVKRILQSETKAKLQKLEGVGHAYKLAYDKLETSHKKCLLFVTLFTSDQKIYKDYLVECWNAERFLELDVPELRAARERGATTLRELTDQYLLENHSDKHVKMPEYFRRVAVEQEYPGENNCISWMPQKNQPLTDETWRMTRRMSLIRCKSKLPNKPISDNMSTLLMQCYRDLVTLGDKFFENMQKLLILDLHKANIESLPTSITSLVSLRCLYLNDCRLLAKLPPKVEKLKKLELIDIRGTSIRSLPSEIGDMIHLRCLRISFGQTGCNRNGKCKEVEMTIPHNIISRLHRLEELTIEAGCCNQTWNSIVEQIVIEAVCLEKLSTLNLHFPNVTTLKLFVAESKSLKNTDTHWSTNTLRSFNISVGCSDTRHPYGPEISGISPERQLRFSTGEEITSVKEILKQASSFELVDHGGVGSLSDFNLRNAETLKVCVVEGCRNMTSVVDGSRILEIQMEITEESDCAMLQCLEKLYLFELKTLQSIWSGPVCSGSLANLKELTLFGCSKLTTILNLEQAGALLSLEYVKVENCSEVVEIINENIVVDNNLDLSNMLNKVKIVDLVDLPKLRSICKTTTFMEWRSLVKIAIISCNGLRDIHLSLRKKLETIECEESWWIQLPEEQKEKILPYCHFIVMEQESANRGRHAGESSEHGRSTDPLTSNASVSNKCNGKVPRNENEQLISSTSSGTQGMPELSHGPEHVIHDSTNTNAPTNKEASSLSVGRCSKLDFSISSH, encoded by the exons ATGGTTTATGAAGTTTCGAAACTGGTCTTGCTAGCCTCCTCAACAGGGTACGCACCTCTTAAAGACATGTTTTCATACATGATGGACAAGAAAGAATTTGTCAAAAATTTAGAAGATAATTTGACAAAGATGATTAGAGAGTTGGCCACATTTTATTCGAGGAAAGAAAAGGTTGACCGAAGGCTAGATACAGCCGTGTCTGAAGAAAAAAGTGGTGAATACGATGTGTTGGTTAAGCAAATGGAGTTTCATCATAAACGATACAATGAGTTTGTCAATAAGTATCAACGATATTGCCAGGATCTACCGAGTTTTGAGATCCACGATGTTTCGAGTGCAACAAAAGTGATGGACGTTGTGCAGGAAAGAAAGCCAACCATCAACACACGCAAGTTCTTCAAACTCGCAACACTTAGCAGGAAGATTAATGAGTTGCTTAATGAGATCTCTTTGGTTAGTGGTAAAATGGAACCTAGAAATGTGTTACGTGATAAACAAATCGAACCCGTTCAAGTGAAATATGATGATATTGATCTTCCTTCATCCAATGAATATGTTAACAAGGTTATAAGGTACCTCAACGAAGATGGAAACATACGAGTTGGCATTTTGGGTCCTATTGGGGTAGGAAAAACAACTATCATGAAAAAGTTGAATAATCAACTTAAACATTCTTCGACTTCTTCCCGTGGAATGACAATGataacaaaatttgattttgttatttGGATAGATTGTCATAAACAATATGGGGCAGAAGACGATGCTATTGAAGGGATTCAGGAT cctattatatgctattccacactttcgtgtgaaaccgatgtgggatcgtatcatGTGATAATGAGACGACTAAAGCTAAAAGGGGAAGAAACAAATAGTATAGAACAGAATGCAGAAATCATTTCGAGTTTCCTTTGTGATAGAAAATATCTATTGTTGATTGATCAAGTGTCTTCAACTATCAACTTAGATGAAGTTGGAGCTCATAAAAACCACAAGTTGGGTAGAGTGGTACTTGCATCTAGTAACAAGAAAGTTATCTCACCTATGACCGATGAAGAGATTGAGATCAAGCCTCTATCAGACAATGATGCGATGAAACTCTTTTTAGAAGTTAACGGCAAGATTAATGACCCGCGCATCAAACTTATTGCGAGGAACATAGTAAAGTCATGTGGAGGGCTGCCATTGGTGATCAAGTTAGTAGCTTATCATTTAAAAGGGCAGAAAGATGAACAAGTGTGGAGTGATGTGAAGCGGATTCTGCAATCTGAAACAAAAGCTAAATTGCAAAAATTGGAAGGGGTCGGACATGCTTACAAGCTGGCATACGATAAATTAGAGACGAGTCATAAAAAGTGTCTTCTTTTTGTGACATTGTTTACAAGTGACCAAAAAATCTACAAAGATTATCTTGTAGAATGTTGGAATGCTGAGAGATTTCTTGAATTAGATGTTCCGGAACTTAGGGCTGCACGAGAGCGTGGAGCAACAACTTTGAGAGAGCTAACAGATCAATATCTGCTGGAAAATCACTCAGACAAGCATGTTAAGATGCCGGAATACTTCAGAAGAGTGGCTGTTGAGCAGGAGTATCCGGGTGAAAACAATTGCATAAGTTGGATGCCACAAAAGAATCAACCCCTTACTGATGAAACCTGGAGGATGACTAGAAGGATGTCGCTGATCCGTTGTAAGTCCAAACTACCCAACAAACCAATAAGTGATAACATGTCAACATTACTAATGCAATGTTATCGCGATTTGGTGACACTTGGGGATAAGTTCTTTGAGAACATGCAAAAGCTTCTCATTTTGGACTTGCACAAAGCAAATATAGAATCACTTCCGACTTCTATCACTAGTTTGGTGAGTCTCAGATGTTTATATCTGAATGATTGTCGTCTACTTGCTAAGTTACCTCCAAAAGTCGAAAAGTTGAAGAAGCTTGAACTCATTGACATTCGAGGAACTTCAATTCGCTCGTTGCCCAGTGAAATTGGCGATATGATTCACTTAAGGTGCTTGCGAATTTCATTTGGCCAAACAGGGTGCAACCGCAATGGGAAATGTAAGGAGGTAGAAATGACGATTCCTCATAATATCATCAGTCGTCTTCATCGGCTTGAAGAGTTGACCATTGAGGCAGGTTGTTGCAATCAAACTTGGAATAGTATTGTCGAGCAAATAGTCATAGAGGCTGTATGTTTGGAAAAGTTGAGTACTCTTAACCTTCACTTCCCAAATGTGACTACTCTGAAACTATTTGTTGCTGAGAGCAAATCTCTCAAAAATACCGACACACACTGGAGTACGAACACTTTAAGGTCATTTAATATTTCTGTTGGTTGCTCTGATACAAGACATCCGTATGGTCCGGAAATATCTGGAATTTCACCGGAAAGACAGTTGAGATTCTCCACTGGTGAAGAAATTACTTCAGTGAAAGAAATACTGAAACAGGCAAGCTCATTCGAACTAGTTGATCATGGGGGTGTAGGGAGCTTGAGTGACTTTAACTTGAGAAATGCCGAGACACTAAAAGTTTGTGTTGTGGAAGGATGTAGGAATATGACAAGTGTTGTGGATGGTTCTAGAATCCTTGAGATACAAATGGAAATTACAGAAGAATCTGATTGTGCTATGCTTCAGTGTTTGGAGAAACTATATTTGTTTGAACTTAAAACACTGCAGTCTATTTGGAGTGGACCGGTTTGTTCAGGAAGCCTTGCAAACTTGAAGGAACTTACACTATTTGGTTGTTCGAAGTTGactacaattctcaatcttgaACAAGCGGGGGCTCTTTTAAGCTTAGAGTATGTCAAAGTTGAGAACTGTTCCGAGGTTGTTGAGATCATTAATGAAAATATTGTTGTTGACAACAATCTTGATCTATCTAATATGCTAAACAAGGTGAAGATTGTCGACCTAGTGGACTTGCCAAAGCTGCGAAGCATATGCAAGACTACTACGTTCATGGAATGGAGGTCACTGGTGAAAATTGCAATAATAAGTTGCAATGGATTGCGAGATATTCATTTGAGTTTGAGGAAGAAGTTGGAAACTATTGAGTGTGAAGAGAGTTGGTGGATTCAGTTGCCAGAGGAACAAAAGGAAAAAATTCTTCCTTATTGTCACTTCATTGTCATGGAACAAGAATCAGCTAATCGAGGCCGCCATGCAGGAGAGTCATCTGAACATGGAAGATCAACTGATCCTCTGACATCAAACGCCAGCGTTTCCAACAAGTGCAATGGTAAAGTACCTAGAAATGAAAACGAGCAGCTCATATCAAGCACAAGTTCTGGCACTCAGGGCATGCCGGAATTATCACATGGACCGGAGCATGTTATTCATGACTCAACAAACACCAATGCTCCAACCAACAAAGAAGCCTCGTCCCTTTCGGTGGGAAGATGTTCAAAATTGGATTTTTCAATATCCTCTCACTAG